In Holophagales bacterium, one DNA window encodes the following:
- a CDS encoding homoserine dehydrogenase yields the protein MSESRGDELQRIPIVVLGAGGVGAALLRQIADGRARTADRARCRFEVVAIADRTSAWVAPGGLSDAELRDAVAAKARREPVDPARRGGTAGLPTGSDDLVALVDRVAELLGQPAILVDVTAADGLEPVLDRALDLGWSVALANKKALAGPWGRARRYFDNPRLRHESTVGGGQPVIATLRYLVDTDDPILGIEGQLSGTLGFLCAALEAGRPFSGALAEAVERGYTEPDPREDLAGRDVVRKAVILARLAGWPIEAADVAVEALFPAELAERSVAGFLAATPDLDGAFAARFAAAKEAGLRLRYLARLAPGRAEVGLTPIPHESPYANLKYVSIRTARYDDEPLLIGGKGAGVEMTAAGVVGDLIGLVREVLRA from the coding sequence ATGAGCGAGAGCCGGGGGGACGAGCTGCAGCGCATTCCCATCGTCGTGCTCGGTGCCGGCGGCGTCGGCGCGGCCCTGCTGCGTCAGATCGCCGACGGCCGGGCGCGCACGGCCGACCGCGCACGCTGTCGCTTCGAGGTGGTCGCCATCGCCGACCGGACGAGCGCCTGGGTCGCGCCCGGTGGGCTCTCCGACGCCGAGCTGCGCGACGCGGTCGCCGCCAAGGCGCGACGCGAGCCGGTCGATCCGGCGCGGCGAGGTGGGACCGCGGGTCTGCCGACAGGCTCTGACGATCTGGTCGCCCTCGTCGACCGCGTCGCGGAGCTCCTCGGGCAGCCGGCGATCCTCGTCGACGTGACGGCTGCCGACGGGCTCGAACCGGTGCTCGACCGCGCGCTCGATCTCGGCTGGAGCGTCGCACTTGCTAACAAGAAGGCGCTGGCCGGGCCATGGGGCCGCGCCCGGCGCTACTTCGACAATCCGCGGCTGCGTCACGAGTCGACCGTCGGCGGCGGTCAACCGGTGATCGCCACGCTGCGCTACCTCGTCGACACCGACGACCCGATCCTCGGCATCGAGGGACAGCTCTCGGGGACCCTCGGATTCCTCTGCGCGGCGCTCGAAGCCGGGCGTCCGTTCTCCGGCGCGCTCGCCGAGGCCGTGGAACGGGGCTACACCGAACCGGATCCGCGAGAGGATCTCGCCGGTCGCGACGTCGTTCGCAAGGCGGTGATCCTGGCACGCCTGGCCGGCTGGCCGATCGAAGCCGCCGACGTGGCGGTCGAGGCGCTCTTTCCCGCCGAGCTCGCCGAGCGCAGCGTCGCCGGATTCCTCGCCGCCACGCCGGATCTCGACGGGGCGTTCGCCGCGCGCTTCGCCGCGGCGAAGGAGGCGGGCCTGCGGCTACGCTACCTGGCGCGCCTCGCCCCGGGACGGGCGGAGGTGGGACTCACGCCGATCCCGCACGAGAGCCCGTACGCCAATCTCAAGTACGTGAGCATCCGCACGGCCCGCTACGACGACGAGCCGCTGCTCATCGGCGGCAAGGGCGCCGGGGTGGAGATGACCGCGGCCGGCGTCGTGGGCGACCTGATCGGCCTGGTGCGCGAAGTGCTTCGCGCCTAG